The following proteins are encoded in a genomic region of Oncorhynchus kisutch isolate 150728-3 linkage group LG4, Okis_V2, whole genome shotgun sequence:
- the LOC109889160 gene encoding cystathionine gamma-lyase-like, whose translation MASKHQQNDLPAGFRVQFKSFATEAIHVGQEPEQWKSMAVVPPISLSTTFKQYGPGDHAGFEYSRSGNPTRNCLEKAVAALDGAKYCFALASGLAATMTITHMLKAGDGVVCMSDVYGGTNRYFRKIATEFGLDVSFADCTKIDLLQAALKPNTKLVWLETPTNPTMKVVDIQACAAVVHQHNKDTVVVVDNTFMSAYFQRPLDLGADICMYSATKYMNGHSDVVMGLVSVNNEDLYDRLKFLQNALGAVPSPFDCYLCNRGLKTLHLRMRQHFKNALAVAKFLEADPRVDRVIFPGLPSHPQHELMKRQCTGCPGMITFYIKGKLENATTFLSSLKLFALAESLGGYESLAEHPAIMTHASVPESDRAALGISDTLIRLSVGLEDEQDIIEDLEQALNAAHPNK comes from the exons ATGGCTtcaaaacaccaacagaacgacTTGCCTGCCGGGTTCCGAGTGCAGTTCAAATCTTTCGCAACAGAGGCGATCCACGTTGGTCAGGAACCTGAGCAGTGGAAATCTATGGCGGTGGTACCACCTATTTCTCTGTCCACCACGTTCAAGCAGTATGGTCCTGGAGATCATGCT GGTTTTGAGTACAGTCGGAGTGGAAACCCTACTAGAAACTGTCTGGAAAAAGCTGTTGCTGCTTTGGATGGAGCAAAGTATT GTTTTGCTCTTGCTTCTGGGCTGGCTGCGACTATGACCATCACTCACATGCTGAAAGCTGGAGATGGCGTTGTCTGCATGAGTGATGTATATGGAG GCACCAATCGTTACTTCCGGAAGATTGCTACAGAATTTGGCTTGGATGTCTCCTTTGCTGATTGTACCAAAATCGATTTGCTCCAGGCCGCTCTTAAGCCAAACACAAAG TTAGTATGGCTTGAGACTCCCACCAACCCTACCATGAAGGTGGTGGATATCCAGGCCTGTGCAGCTGTGGTCCACCAACACAACAAGGATACCGTGGTGGTTGTGGACAACACTTTTATGTCAGCCTACTTCCAG CGCCCCTTGGACCTCGGAGCAGACATCTGCATGTATTCAGCTACTAAGTACATGAATG GTCACAGTGATGTTGTAATGGGCCTGGTGTCTGTGAATAATGAGGACCTGTATGACCGACTGAAGTTCCTTCAGAATG CCCTGGGAGCCGTACCGTCCCCCTTTGACTGCTACCTGTGTAACCGTGGCCTGAAGACCCTGCACCTGCGCATGAGGCAGCACTTCAAGAATGCCCTGGCGGTGGCCAAGTTCCTGGAAGCTGACCCCAGGGTGGACAGAGTCATCTTTCCAG GCTTACCCTCCCACCCCCAGCACGAGCTGATGAAGAGACAGTGCACAGGCTGCCCAGGGATGATCACCTTTTACATAAAGGGAAAACTGGAGAATGCCACCACCTTCCTCAGCAGCCTCAAG TTGTTCGCACTTGCTGAAAGCCTTGGCGGTTATGAAAGTTTGGCAGAGCATCC GGCGATAATGACCCATGCGTCTGTTCCAGAGAGCGATAGGGCTGCCCTGGGGATCAGTGACACACTGATACGTCTGTCTGTGGGGCTGGAGGACGAGCaggacatcattgaggacctggAACAAGCCCTGAACGCCGCG CACCCGAATAAGTAA